The genomic window CTGTCGATGGCCGTGGCGAGCGTCGCCGACTACCGCGAATGCCCGCGCCTCGATGCCCCCGCGACCCCCGAGCGCGTGCTGCTGGCGGTCGAGCGGTTGGCGGGACGGTCATGAGCACGCTGGAAAACTTCCTCGCCGCGCCCGGCCCCATGGCCCGCCTGCGGCTGAGCCGGGTGCGCGGCTCCTCGCCGCGCGAGGCCGGCTGCGAGATGTATGTCTCCGAGGCGGCGCGTCACGGAACCATCGGCGGCGGCCAGCTCGAACACCGCGCCATCGCCGCCGCGCGGAGGATGCTGGCGCGGGGCGATCTCGCGGAGACGCTCGACCTACCACTTGGACCCGAAATCGGGCAGTGCTGCGGCGGCAGGGTAGAGGTCTCGCTCACCCGGATGGGCGCGCAGGATCGGCGCCTTGCGCTGGCACGTGCGGCGGAGGAGGCCGCGGCGCTGCCGATGGTGCAGATCCACGGCGCGGGCCATGTCGGCCGCGCGCTGGCCGAACTCATGCAGCACCTGCCCGTCCGCTGCCTGCTGGTGGACGAGCGCGCCGAGGAGCTGGCGCTCTGCGCCGCGAAGGTCGACACGGTGCTCAGCGCCCTGCCCGAGCTGGAGATCGCCATGGCCCCGGCGGGCAGCGCCTTCATCGTGCTGACACATGACCACGCGCTCGACTTTCTCTGCGCCTCCGCGGCGCTAAAGCGGCAGGATGCGCGCTATGTCGGGCTGATCGGCTCAGCCACGAAACGCGAGAAGTTCCGCCGCTTCGCGCGGGACGCGTGCGACGGCCTGTCCGATGAGGCCCTCACCTGCCCGATCGGCGCACAGGGCAGCCGCGACAAGCGCCCCGAGGTGATCGCCGCCTTTGTCGTGGCCGAGGTGCTCACCGCCCTCACCCTCCAGCAAGGCGCGGCGCGGCCCATGGCTTTCGCCGCAGAATAACCCCCGCGTCCGCCCGAAGAGGAGCGGGCGGCGCGGGACAACCGCAAGCAACCCGAGGAGATCCCACATGCGGGAAGGGAGTTATCACTACAGGCTGTTCTCACGCAGCGATTTCAGTGCTTTCTGGGCGCTGTTCACCGACAATCTGATCAACCTGATGGTGCTGGCCGGCGTCTGCCAGTTCGTCTTCGGGATGCCCGCCGAAATCGTCTATGGCCGCATCCTGCCCGGCGCGGCGGTGGCGATCCTGTCGGGCGTAGCGGCCTATGTGGTGCTGGCCAAGCGCGCCGCAGCACGGCATGGGCGCGATGTCACGGCCCTGCCCTACGGCATCTCGACGCCGGTGATGTTCGTCTATCTCTTCGGGGTCATCGGTCCGATCTACTGGGCCACCAACGATCCGATGCTGGCCTGGCAGGTCGGCATCGGCGCGGGCTTCATGGGCGGCATCGTCGCTGCCCTCGGTGCCATCGTCGGGCCCTGGCTGAAGCGGGTCACGCCGCGCGCCGGCATGCTCGGCACGCTCTGCGGCATCGCGCTGGTGTTCATCGGCACCGTGCCTTTGGCCACCATCTTCGAGCAGCCCTACATCGGCTTTGCCTCGATGATCATCATCCTCTGGGGGCTTGTCGGGCGGTTCCGCCTGCCATTCAACATTCCTGCGGGCCTGCTGGCGCTCATTGTCGGCACCGCCGTGGCGTTCAGCATCGGCGAGGCGCGGATCAGCTTCGAGGGCACCGGCTTCTATCCGCCGCTGCCCTATGTCGGAGACCTGATTGCGGGGATCAACCATCTCTTTGCCAACCCCGAGCTCTTCCTCGTGCTGGTGCCGGTGCAGATCTACAACTTCATCGAGACGATGAACAACGTCGAGAGCGCGGAAAGCGCCGGCGATCACTACCCGGTGGGCGTGTGCCAGATCACCGACGGGCTCGGCACGATGATCGGCGCGGTCTTCGGCTCGCCCTTCCCCACCACCGCCTATATCGGCCACCCGGCCTACAAGCGCATGGGTGCGCACGCGGGCTACATCATCGGTGTGGGTCTGGTCATTCCGCTGGCCGCCTTCCTCGGGTTGCTGGCCTTCCTCAACAACCTGATCCCCGAGGCCGCCGCCGCGCCGGTACTGGTCTTCGTGGCGCTGAGCCTGATCACCAACACCGCCCATTGCGTCAAACCTGCGCATATGGCCGCCGTCACCATCGCGATGATGCCGCATGTGTCGTCCTTCCTGATGATCAAATGGGGGGCGCTGATGGGCGCGCTGCAGGCCACCGGCGTGGAGGGCCTGCCGCAGCTGGGTGACGAGGCGCTGACCGCCGCGCTGCTGCAGCAGGGCGCGCATTTCGCGGGGCACCTGTCGCTGAGCCAGGGTGCGATCCTCACCGGGCTCATCTGGGGCGCGATCGTCGCGAGCGTGATCGACGGGCGGTTCCGCAATGCCGGGGGCTTTGCGCTCGCCGCCGCGCTCATGTCACTGGTGGGGATCATCCATGGCGCCAGCCTGCACTGGCCCGCGCTCGGCCCGGTGTCCGCCGGCTACCTGATGGCCGCCGCCTTCCTCTACATCTACCCGCTCTTCCACCGCGAAGGCGCGACGCAGAACCAGAACGTGGTGGTCGAGGAGCCGCCTGCCGCGCCCGCGGAGTGATCCGGGCAGAGCCATCCTCACCCCACCGGCGCGGGCCACGTCCCGGCCCGCGTCCCTATGCCCTCCCCCGCCAGATCCCCGGCCAGATCCCCGGCCAACTCCCCGAAAGGTGATCCGATGAAAACCGACCAAGTGCTCCTGCGCGGACGCATCCTCAGTTTCAACGCCGAGCCGCAGGGCCCCGACGACCATGCCGCCTACCGCTACATCGAGGACGGGGCGATCCTGATCGCGGGCGGGATGATCCGCGCCAGCGGCGCCTTCGACCAGCTTGCCCGACAGGCTCCGAGCGTGCCGGTGGTGGACCACCGCCCGCACCTGCTGATGCCCGGCTTCATCGACACCCACATCCATTACCCGCAGGTGCAGGTCATTGCCTCTTGGGGGGCGCAGCTGCTGGACTGGCTCAACAGCTACACCTTCCCCGAAGAGACCCGCTTTGCCGATCCCGCCCATGCCGGGGCCATGGCCGAGTGGCTGATCGCGCAGCTCTGCGCCCATGGCACCACCACGGCTGTGGCCTATGCTTCCGTCCACGAAGCCTCGGCCGAGGCCTTCTTTGCCGCTGCCGCGCGCCGCGACATGCGGATGATCGGCGGCAAGGTGATGATGGACCGCAACGCGCCCGAGGCGCTGCGTGACACGCCGCAATCGGGTTATGACGCCAGCAAGCGGCTGATCGCCCGCTGGCATGGCCGCGGCCGCGCCAGCTATGCCATCACCCCGCGCTTCGCCATCACCTCAAGCCCCGAGCAGATGGAAATGGCCGGCGCGCTCGTCGCCGAGCACCCCGAGTGTTTCCTGCAGACCCATCTCTCGGAGAACCGCGACGAGATCGCCTATACGCTCAGCCTCTACCCCGAAGCGCCGGACTATCTTGGCGTCTACGAGCGGTATGGCCTGCTTGGGCCCAAGACGCTGCTCGGCCATTCGATCCACCTCGAGCCCCGCGAGATCGACCTGCTGGCCGAGATCGGCGCCAAGCCCGTCTTCTGTCCGACCTCGAACCTCTTTCTTGGCAGCGGGCTCTTCGACGACGCCGGGTTGCGCGCGCGCGGCATTTGCAATGCCATCGCCACCGACGTCGGCGCGGGCACCAGCTACTCGATGCTGCAGACCCTGAACGAGGCCTACAAGGTGCTGCAGCTTCAGGGCCAAAAACTCCACCCGCTGCGTGCTTTCCACTGGATCACCCGTGGCAATGCCCTTGCGCTGGGACTCGAGGACAAGATCGGCACGCTGGAGCCGGGGACCGAAGCGGATATCGTGGTGCTCGACTCTTCGGCGACCGAGCCGATGGCCTTGCGCATGCAGCGGGCCGGGACTCTGAGCGAAGAGCTTTTCGTGCTTCAGATGCTTGGCGACGACCGCGCCGTGGCAGAGACCTATGTCGCGGGCGTGCCGCAGAAAAACGCAGCGGTCCGCGCTCCGCGACCCGAACTGCAGTCTGCCTGAACCCGCCCCTGCCACATCCGCCATCTCTGGCGAGATGAGACATCCATGGGCGCGCCTTTCGGCAAGTCCGAAAGGCGCGCCGCGATTATCCTTTTTTCCAAAAAGGACTTTTCGCCCCGCGCCCTGTCGCCCGCGCCGCCCGGAGCGCCCATACTTCCGGCAGTTCCCCTCCCATCGGAGCCCCAGATGACCCAGACCCCTTCCTACTACGCCCCCACCGGCGGCCACCCGCCGCAAACCCAGCTCTTGACCGACCGCGCGGTGTTCACCGATGCCTACGCGGTCATCCCCAAGGGCACGATGCGCGACATCGTCACCAGCTTCCTGCCGTTCTGGGAGGACACGCGTCTGTGGGTGCTGTCGCGCCCGCTCAGCGGTTTTGCCGAGACCTTCTCGCAGTACATTATGGAAGTGCAGCCGGGCGGCGGCTCGGACCATCCCGAGACCGACGCTGGCGCCGAGGGGGTGCTCTTTGTCGTCGGCGGCGAAGCTGTGCTGACCGTCGAAGGCGAGGCGCATGTTCTGCGCGAGGGCGGCTACGCCTTCCTGCCGCCCGCGACGCTTTGGAGCC from Alloyangia pacifica includes these protein-coding regions:
- the xdhC gene encoding xanthine dehydrogenase accessory protein XdhC codes for the protein MSTLENFLAAPGPMARLRLSRVRGSSPREAGCEMYVSEAARHGTIGGGQLEHRAIAAARRMLARGDLAETLDLPLGPEIGQCCGGRVEVSLTRMGAQDRRLALARAAEEAAALPMVQIHGAGHVGRALAELMQHLPVRCLLVDERAEELALCAAKVDTVLSALPELEIAMAPAGSAFIVLTHDHALDFLCASAALKRQDARYVGLIGSATKREKFRRFARDACDGLSDEALTCPIGAQGSRDKRPEVIAAFVVAEVLTALTLQQGAARPMAFAAE
- a CDS encoding xanthine/uracil/vitamin C permease, coding for MREGSYHYRLFSRSDFSAFWALFTDNLINLMVLAGVCQFVFGMPAEIVYGRILPGAAVAILSGVAAYVVLAKRAAARHGRDVTALPYGISTPVMFVYLFGVIGPIYWATNDPMLAWQVGIGAGFMGGIVAALGAIVGPWLKRVTPRAGMLGTLCGIALVFIGTVPLATIFEQPYIGFASMIIILWGLVGRFRLPFNIPAGLLALIVGTAVAFSIGEARISFEGTGFYPPLPYVGDLIAGINHLFANPELFLVLVPVQIYNFIETMNNVESAESAGDHYPVGVCQITDGLGTMIGAVFGSPFPTTAYIGHPAYKRMGAHAGYIIGVGLVIPLAAFLGLLAFLNNLIPEAAAAPVLVFVALSLITNTAHCVKPAHMAAVTIAMMPHVSSFLMIKWGALMGALQATGVEGLPQLGDEALTAALLQQGAHFAGHLSLSQGAILTGLIWGAIVASVIDGRFRNAGGFALAAALMSLVGIIHGASLHWPALGPVSAGYLMAAAFLYIYPLFHREGATQNQNVVVEEPPAAPAE
- the guaD gene encoding guanine deaminase; this translates as MKTDQVLLRGRILSFNAEPQGPDDHAAYRYIEDGAILIAGGMIRASGAFDQLARQAPSVPVVDHRPHLLMPGFIDTHIHYPQVQVIASWGAQLLDWLNSYTFPEETRFADPAHAGAMAEWLIAQLCAHGTTTAVAYASVHEASAEAFFAAAARRDMRMIGGKVMMDRNAPEALRDTPQSGYDASKRLIARWHGRGRASYAITPRFAITSSPEQMEMAGALVAEHPECFLQTHLSENRDEIAYTLSLYPEAPDYLGVYERYGLLGPKTLLGHSIHLEPREIDLLAEIGAKPVFCPTSNLFLGSGLFDDAGLRARGICNAIATDVGAGTSYSMLQTLNEAYKVLQLQGQKLHPLRAFHWITRGNALALGLEDKIGTLEPGTEADIVVLDSSATEPMALRMQRAGTLSEELFVLQMLGDDRAVAETYVAGVPQKNAAVRAPRPELQSA